Sequence from the Paramisgurnus dabryanus chromosome 3, PD_genome_1.1, whole genome shotgun sequence genome:
agcttcatgctaatcatgctagcatcgtgttagcttcatgctaatcatgctagcttcatgctaatcatgctagcatcgtgctagcttcatgttaatcatgctagcatggtgctagcttcatggtaatcatgctagcatcgtgctagcttcatgctaatcatgctagcatcgtgctagcttcatgctaatcatgctagcatcgtgctagcttcatgctaatcatgctagcatcgtgctagcttcatgctaatcatgctagcttcatgctaatcatgctagcttcatgttaacgtcattctgaatcatgataacttttttaaatcatgctagcttcacactaaaacatgtcaacagccaggtaaactactagactaaatttcttttacatttctgtcaatcaactttttgcattttcatgcactggtaattccttgggaattgcatatctagttttTTTCACAGCCTTAGAAGGAAAACTATACACACAGATAGCACGGATGATATCTGTGTGTGCAATACATGGAGGTGTGGCACCAAATTTCTTCTCGGAGAGGTTGTTTAATCAGGTGTGTGATAAACCCACTGCCCGTGCAACATTGGATGAAGTGAGTGATGTCACATTCAAAGAAAAACTACTAAAAGTGAGTCTTGCTCTGTCAGTAATAATTTATACGAATTCATGCAACATTTAAAACAGTGATTGTAATGTTTTTAGATTAAAGAAGCAAGAACTGTTGaagatgcaaaagctgcaatAGAGGAGGCAGAGGACAGCCTGGCTATTGTTGGGTCTTGCAGAATCATCACAACACTGAAGCAGAGGGATGCCCTTGTGCAATCTGCTGTCAATTTCTTTGTTGAGGGCAGATTAAATGTTGCATTGCAACAGTAAGTATttgtttaacacacacacattaattgAATTACTGCTATGTGCTCAAATATATCATTCGGTACATTTTGTGGAAACAAATCATTAAGGCCTTAAAGTCAATTACCTATTTGTAGATGGTAATTTGGGAATTTTTTGAATGCCTTTTTATGCAGGTTTGTGGAGGGCTTCACCACACTTGGACTCCTCAAAGAGATGAGAGCACACCCAGATCTGTTCCATAGCATGTTTGTGAAGGATGTGAGGCCTTTGAAGGCTAGCGACCTCTCAACACTTTTCCAAGTCAGCTTTTCAGCATCAGGGACACACAAAAGAGAGCTAGAAAACCAGAACGCATGCTACTGGCGAGACTGGCTAATTGATGTTGAAGGTACAATAATTTAAGTCTGTTTTTGTTACATgcaaaatgaatttttttctttgcttTGTACAGCTGCTGTGAACTTTTGTGCCAAATGTTTAGTCTTATCCCTAAAATACAATACATACCTTTCTACACTTAAAAATGACTCTAAGATGTATTGTGAAAACTTAAAATGTAGTTCACAGACTGTTATGGGAATGTGTAACTATCAAGTGCCCTACATTTAGTATAAAACACCTTGTTCAAGTTACATAAACATTATTGTTgggtatttaaaataaactaagaCTTTTTTTTTAGAAGGAGAATGTGCGCCACTAACTTTGGAGAATGTGCTCGAGTTCGCATCTGGGGCTTCCACGATACCTCCCTGCGGTTTTTTCCCTCAGCCCACAATTGAAGTCTTTCCAGAAGAACTTGGCAAAATATTTCCTGAAGCAAATACGTGTGTCCTTGTTCTAAAATTACCGGTTCACAAAGACTATGATTCTTTTAAAGCACAAATGTGCAATGCTGTGCTTTGGGCACCAACATTTGGATTAGTTTaaaaggtaacactttattttacgacccgcaaagtaccgcgtaattaaaccgaatttacagcgtacctatttgtaacaacagggtaggtaacctgtaggtataagggaataatattttaagtttggggtaataagggggtaagaatatgaagaattataaattatttatactctaagtattttataacaacagggtacctattgtaatattacgtggtatgtatgacttaagtctatggggaaattatgttttatttattttttattgtgaatttttcatattgactactgaatgttgtatacagtcaatgtctacgagccacatcggcaaataaatataacagcacatcacttttattttagtagcctatattacttgcttttaataacaaaagtccagctgatttaatgtggttatcttttttttaaggtaagtacaataaaaatagcaacttatttaccaggaaactcctacatttgcggacatatttgaagtggtgctttgcaatttatttactgtaaacacaagtattttagccaaatataatttatgcaatggcaaaccagaatgaaacaacagcagatggTTATCCAGCTCGCGCTAAatcaaaagacgactacatgcgtactgcgcaggtgtagaacgcgcggccgtctgcaggatgtttgctggaacgcgatcctgaggtgaaatttctttaagaggttttaaaaacgttctacactgtggagtactgctgcgagtgatgttagcaggatccgcatgctggataaggtgactggttttgttaatacatgactcacgcatttcaaacaatgtttttcaagaaagttgctagctaacggtagcaggttagctagcacataagtaagcgtaaagttattaacgtaactggctcagaaaactctgtttctgtcaaggcacagtgaagaaacatttactgaaggctttcatttatgttttttatatgtaatgcagaacagcatttgtgagacgtcaactcatcatccgagtggacaagaacaccaacagaggaagccaagccgcaaaaacaatgaaaaattgtcatgactttttattttaaataaaagttatgtgataataaacattaagtgttggcttaattatagtgttttaaagatgttttgaaatatgttgttttaaaataaagataacaatattctgtatgtttatggtatttaccctataacatttataacaagaggtgaacaaagcaccactttagtttacagcccgcaaatatgtgagttacctggtacatacacagaacaatctgggaataagccccactttagtttacagcccgcaaatatgagagttacctggtacatacacagaacaatcggggaataagccccacttcaatttacagcccgcaaatataagagttacctggtaactcctgtatacatatacagatcaaagaggtacaaggtgctattatttttattgtgtgttatattttatttgccgacgtggcttgtagacatcaactgtaggctatacaaaacacttcatcaggtaagtagcaaatatgaaaaaaaaaaaatattacacatagaccatattacccatagacgtaagtcatacataccacttaatattacaataggtaccctgtagttatgaaatacttagagaataattttccatatattcttacccccttattaccccaaacttaaaatattgttcccttataactacaagtacgtactgtagaggtactctgttgttacaaataggtacgctgtaaattcggtttaattac
This genomic interval carries:
- the LOC135733877 gene encoding G2/M phase-specific E3 ubiquitin-protein ligase — its product is MKAIHQSSIFEGPETDKTLALDSQALEGKLYTQIARMISVCAIHGGVAPNFFSERLFNQVCDKPTARATLDEVSDVTFKEKLLKIKEARTVEDAKAAIEEAEDSLAIVGSCRIITTLKQRDALVQSAVNFFVEGRLNVALQQFVEGFTTLGLLKEMRAHPDLFHSMFVKDVRPLKASDLSTLFQVSFSASGTHKRELENQNACYWRDWLIDVEEGECAPLTLENVLEFASGASTIPPCGFFPQPTIEVFPEELGKIFPEANTCVLVLKLPVHKDYDSFKAQMCNAVLWAPTFGLV